The sequence GTTATCATCATTCGCCAAGCTGCCCGATACGGAAGTGAACACACTGGTGGATAGTCTCAACTCGATAGCTGACCGGTATCGGCGGTTAGGTTTCGACGATGTTTATCTGTCCATTATTCCTAATAAAGCAACTATTCTGGAGCCTAACCGTGGTGCTTATAACCATCTGATCGAGCGGGTGCAAAACAGTCCGAAACTACGGGTAAAAACGGTGAACATCTATACACCTTACAAAGAGGCCAGCCAGGTACCTTACCTAAAAGGTGACACACACTGGAACTGTGCGGGCAGATCGTTATGGCTCGATGCTGTTCGTGAGCAACTTAGTTTATAGCCTTGCAACTCGATTTATTTATCCAATCACAAGAACCGTTTACAAATCTTACCGCTCAATAATTAACCTGTGTTCACGATTCGTATTGATCTATCAAGTGCTCGATTAAATTTGGTACTTTCGGGCTGTGTAGCCACAATTGGACGTGGTGATGGAAAAAACAGAACAGCCAACAGATTTAGTAAGTCCGCTTTGGCAATTATTTCGGGATAAACAGATGAATTTAAGAATATGGGCACTTTTATATAGCATACTACGTGCCTTCTGGTTCATCATAGCTAAGCTTAATCCCCCGATTCATTTGGTATTAATTCTTATTTTCTCTACTTTACCTATATACTTACTTAGTGCACAACCAAAACTAACTGATAGCTTAAAACATGAACTTGTTTTAGCCAACCAGGATACGAGCCGAGTACTGGTATTATCTGAACTGTGTTTACAATACCGACTGTCAAAGCCCGATTCAGCGTTTTGGTATGGCCAGAAAGCCCTTCATCTAGCCAGGCAGATCAATTATATAAAAGGCGAAGCTAATGCTTTAGGAAGTATTGGTTTTGTCATGCGCGAAGTTGGGAATCTGCCCAATGCACTACGAGTAGAATTCAAGGCAATTCAAATAGCTGAAGGTAGTAATGATGCCTATGAAATTGCCCGCAGCATGAACATCGTTGGGAACATTTACCTGGATCTGAAAGATTTTCCCAACGCACTCAGGTATTATCATCTCGCCCGTCAAAAACATACGGCTATTCATCACGAACCAGGACTGGCCATTACGCAATCGAATATTGGCAGTACCTACGAGCAGATGAATAAACTCGATTCAGCGTGGTACTATGAACGGCTGGCCTATCAGAAAATGCTTCGCCTTAATTTGGTCAATAACATGCCCTATGCTCTACGGATTCTGGGGAATATTCAGGCCAAACGAGGCAATCCGAGCCTGGCGATGCATTATTATCGGCAGAGTCTGGCAATAGCGCAGAAGGAATATAATCTTCGCAACATCGCATTCGCGAATACGGCCATTGCCCGACTATATCAGAAAATAAATCAGCCCGATTCCTGCGTTTATTACGCAAAAAAAAGTCTGCTTGAGAGCGAGAAAGGATCGTTTGTACGAGGAGTTTTAATGGCCAGCAGTATTCTGGCTGAGATCTACGAAACCAGGAATACGACCGAAGCACTTCGGTATTATAAACTGGCAGCGATAACAAGGGACAAGCTTTATGGCGCCGAAAAATTACAGTCTCTACAAAGCATAACGTTTGATGAACAGGAGCGGCAGCGCGACCTGGAAGCGGCCCAACTGGCTTACCAGCAACAGGTGAGGCAATATATTTTACTGATTAGCCTGATCATCTTGCTGCTGATTGCACTCATTCTCTGGCGCATCAATCTGCAAAAACAGAAAGCCAATGCATTGCTGTTTCAGCAAAAATTAAAAATCGGGCAGCAGTCTGATCAGTTAACGCTAATGATGCAGGAACTGCATCACCGGGTAAAAAACAACTTTGCTATTGTAACCAGTTTACTCAAACTACAGTCGGTTCGACTGGAAGACGAAAAAGCGATTCAGGCAATGCTCGCTGGTCAGCAACGGGTTGAAGCCATGTCGCTCATTCATCAGCGCCTTTACCAGAGCAATCAGGTTACCACGGTCAATATGGACGAATATATGACAGATCTGGCCAAAGGGCTTATGGGCGCTTACGGTTACAATCTGTCTAATTTCGATCTTTATCTCAACATCGAATACAAAACGTTAGATGTTGACATAGCCATGCCGCTTGGCCTGATTGCCAATGAGTTGCTAACGAATGCATTCAAGCATGCCTATTCGAACAACCAGGAACCCATGCTCCGCATTAGTCTGTTCAACGGCAATGGGCTTACCCTGGAAGTACAGGACAACGGCCCTGGCTTAGACATGACTACCTGGAAAAAGCGTAGTAACAAATCTTCCTTTGGCAAGCAGTTGATTGTTTCGCTCTGTGATCAGTTAGAGGCTCATCTGGAAGTGATCCAGCATAATGGTACGTTGTTCCGTATCAACATTCCCAAACTCTATATGAGCAGCATGCGTACCGTGCTTTCCCAGCAGGCTTTGCCTTCCTGATCGCGTATAGCTCGTTGATGCCTCCTAGATTAACTGAAATAAATCGTTCACGCCCAGCATCCGCTTACTGATGAAGCCCTCGCCGAATTCGACGCCAATCATGTGCCCATGTTCACGCGTGCGGGCTTCGAGAAATTTCATGAACGCTTCACCCGAAATGTAACTCTGAGGCTCGCTACTGGTTGGGTCAAAAAATTGACTTTTATAAGCCCGAATGGCCGCCAGTTTACCTTCCCAGTAAGGGCTTACATCGACCACAAAATCAGGCTTGAGCGAACGATCCTGAATAAAGTGATAGATAAATGAAGGCCGGTGTGCCTGTTGTGGCTGTCCATCTTTTCCTACAGTTTTAATTTGCCGTAAACCAGCATAAAAACAGGCGTCGACCACCAGTTGGGCTGCCCTGCCATGATCAGGATGGCGATCGTCGATGGTGTTTGTGAGGATAATATCGGGTTGATAATGACGAATGACGGGAATCAGGGCCATCTGATGCTCTTCATCGTTCCGAAAAAAGGCATCGCGGAAACCCATATTCTCGCGGGCGACTAAATTCATAATTCGAGCTCCCTCCTCCGATTCCTTCAACCGAATTTCGGGCGTTCCTCTGGTGCCAAGTTCGCCACGGGTCAGATCAACACCTGCAACCGTTTTCCCTTGTGCCACCAGCGATAGGATAGTACCCCCGCAAGTCATTTCGATATCGTCAGGATGAGCCGCAATGGCCAATACATCTACTTTCATGAACTTGTATTTAATTATTCTGGCTTTTTACTGACACGATCAATAGCCAGTTACATTTACAATCAAAGTAAGGTAAAATTTGTTCGCGCCAACCCAAAACAGCAGGCAATCATTTTTCCAGTGAAAAAGGCTATTTTTAGCACCAGAAGGCCCAAAAGCTAACTAACCCCCTTTCCGTTCAAACTCATTTATGTCTTACAAAGCCCTCGCCCTTCAACTAACTTGCCAGAGTATAAATGCCTACCAGACCCGCGACGAAGCCGAAGCGGTCATGCTTCAGACCATTGAACGTCTTGAAAAACAACTAGCCGCTTCCATTAATTTCATTGGCCGCGACACACTGCTGGTTGTTGTCCCCGAATATTTTCTGACGGGTTTCCCGATAACCGAAACCACTCATCAGTGGCGCGAAAAAGCGGCACTGGAGATTGATGGACGTATTTACGAAGCCATCAGTGCGATGGTTCAGCGTCAGCAGATTTACTTTTCGGGAAACGCTTACGAACAAGACCCTTTTTTCCCGGAGCTTTATTTTCAAACCAGCTTTATTATCGGTCCCAACGGCGATGTATTGCTACGATATCGTCGACTGAATTCGATGTTATCGCCCACTCCCCATGATGTTTGGGAACTGTATCTGGATGCCTACGGCTACGATTCGCTGTTTCCTGTAGTTAAAACCAATATTGGAAATCTGGCCTGCCTTGCCTCAGAAGATATTTTATATCCAGAAGTCGCCCGCTGTTTAGCCATCAGAGGGGCCGAAGTTCTATTGCATTCCACGTCTGAAATTGGTAGTCCATTGCTTACGCAACGAAAAGTGGCCAAGATGGCGCGGGCTATTGAAAATATGGCCTATGTTGTATCAGCTAATTCGGCTGGTATAGCCGACAGTCCGCTTCCTATGGGTACGACGGACGCTGGCTCTAAAATTGTGGACCCCAAAGGAATTGTATTGGCCGAAGCGGGCTATGGCGAGAGCATGGTCGCCAACGCCGACATTGACCTGGCGGCCTTACGGGAGTTTCGTCAACGTCCGGCAGCGGGTAATTTACTTGCCCGTCAACGATTTGAACTTTTCGCTGAAAGCTATGCAAAGTATAACATCTATCCGCCCGACACCCTCTTAAGTCAGCCTGCCGAACGACAACACTTTATCCGAACCCAGCAGGAGGTTATAAAAAAACTATACAGCTAAATTCGGGCAGTTTTAAGTAGGCAGTGTGCCGTTGGCTAAAGACTGGGTTCTGTCTACTAAGAACTCGTTTGGTCAATGGCCACTTTTCGCCTGCGTTTAGGTAGCCGGAACAGGTTACTACCCGATTCTTCAGGCGTCTGATCGCCTAAAAGAACTCCCCAGGGCCGCAAGCTTTCAACCCGATCGAAAATAACTTTCATGATCGCGATTGCCGGTATAGACAGAAACATTCCTGAAACACCCGCCACTGCGCCACCGATCAGTACGCCAACGATAGACACGAGCGCATTAACCCGCACTTTAGAGGCCACAATCAACGGCACAAGTACGTTGTTATCAATAAACTGTACAAAGAGAAACACCCCAACCACACCCAACAGAATCGTTAATTCGGGCTGGTTACTAAACGTTATCAATACCGTTAGGGCCGTTGCCACCAGCCCGCCGATATAAGGAACCAGGTTCAGAATGGCGGCCATAATTCCCAGCAAGACAGCGTATTGAACGCCCAACAGCAGTAATCCGACCGAATTGAGCACGGCAACGACGACCGTTTCGATCAGCAATCCAACCATATAGCTTTGGATAACTCCTTTTATTTCACCCAGCACTTCCCGCACACGTAGGGTGTGTTTTTCGGGAAAGAGAACAACCACAAAATGCAGTAGCATTGTTCGGTAATAAAGCAACAGAAAAACGTAGATTGGAACCAGTGTTAATGTACCAAGCGGCCCGGCAATAACGCCCAGTGCATCAGGGCTTTGCAAACTATTCAGAGTTTGTGCCTGTGCTTTTTGCATGTAGTTATTCTGTTGCCGATAACTGACATTGTATTCGCGTCGAATCCACCGCTGAACATCGTGATAAACATCATTGATGTTCTGACGAAACTTAGGAATGTCGTCAGTAAAATCGGCAATCTGCATGGACAATACCACGGTCACTCCAGACATAACAATAATTGCCAGCAAGAGGGCCAAACTTATGGCAATGACTTTATGCATTCCCAACCGGATAAGTCGATCTTCGACAGGACGTAACAAAACGGCCAGAAGCCCTGCCATAGCAAGCGGCACCAGAATATCCTGCCCTAGATAAATACCCGCCGTCAGGATGGCAAGCGACAGTAATGAGTGAGAGAACTGGTGGTAATGAGGACGCGAGAGGTCAGAGCCCATGTATCGTGAATGGTTAACTTTACGAGTAAACTAAAATTGAGCACAAATGGCTTTATATAACTGCGTGCTCCAATAATCGAATGGTCCCTTTAGCCGCATCTATCTCTGCATTGATACCGAGAGGCACCGTAAACTTATCGGTGATATGGCCAATCATCGAACCGGAAAAAGCAGGTATATTCAACGGAATAATATGATCGGTCAATACATCTTCAAACGTCAGCGAACCATAGCCGCCACTACCCGGCTCGCAGGAAGAACACTTACCAAATACAAAACCCGTAAGCTGCGACAAAACACCGGCCAGTTTTAAGTGTGTAAGCATCCGGTCTACGCTGTAAATATCTTCATGCGTATCTTCCACAAACAGAATTTTACCTTTCCAGTCGGGGATGTACGCTGACCCGAGCAGGTGTGATAACACCGTCAGGTTTCCACCAACGAGCTGACCCTGAGCGATTCCAGGACGAAGCGTCATGATACGGTCTTTAATCTGGGTCAGGTTATCATCTTTTTTTGATGGATTCTGAAATGTGACTACTTGCCCATCCATGAGTACCTGCCGCAACCAATCAACTGTGAACGCATTCCACGTAACTGCACCAACGGGGCCATGCATGGTAATAAGTCCAGTTTTCGTGTAAATAGCCAATAAGAGAGCCGTAATGTCACTATAGCCAACCAGAATTTTGGGATTCTGCCGGATTAACTCATAATCGATCAGTGGCAACAGTCGGGCACATCCCCAACCACCATGCATGGCCATAATCATTTTCACTGATGGATCGGCAAACATGGCATTAAGGTCGGCCGCCCGGTCGGCATCCCGACCAGCCAGATAACCGTATCGGTCATAAAAATGAGACGAAACCTTGGTCTGCAATCCCAATGCCTGCAACGATTCAATCGTGATTTGCACCGTCTCGCGACTATAGGCGGGTGATGCCGGGCAAATCAGCCCGACGGTATCGCCCGCTTTAATCCGCGCTGGTTTGATCGTGGTTGGTTGGCCATCCGTTACTGAAAGAAACGGGGCGATTACGGCGGTTTTGAGCAGTGAACGACGGGTTGGCATTGGCAAGTCAGAAGTTAATGCGGGAGTTGGTTTATGTTAATTCGATGAAAGTACTGACGTTTTTGCTACGTCACAGCACTTTGTTTAATGGCCTGCCATTCGTGGCACGGGCTCAAGCCAAACTACTCAGTAAATTGATTATTAAGTAACTTGTATATTTCTATTTAGGACTTTCGCTGCTAAGCGTGCCACGGTTATTAGGAGCAGTATCAGTACCCGTGGCACGCTTAGCAGCGAAAGTCCTACTATTTTGTTTATCGTGTGTTATCTATTTGTCCGATCATCCTAATTGCAACTTATAACCGAATAGCTTTTCTGACAAATAGGTTTTATTACTTAAAAATCACCTACTTTACGGCCAAAATCCCGTTTTTGCTTTATGCAATTGACCATTAATGAACGTTCCAGCATCCCCAAATATCGGCAGATTGTTGATGCTGTCCTGCAGGGGATCGAAACGGGGGCTTTACATCGCGATGAACAACTTCCGTCCATTAACGAACTGAGCGAAGAGTTTTATCTGGCGCGGGATACCGTCGAAAAAGCATATAAGTTTCTAAAAAAAGAGGGTGTCATCCAGGCTGTTCGGGGGAAAGGGTATTTTATCCGGCGTGAAGGGCCCGATCAGTTACGGGTCCTGTTGATCATGAATAAGCTCAGCGCCTATAAGAAAATAATTTATTACGCTCTGCTCGACGAATTGGGTGCCGGTGCTGTGGTTGATTTACGATTACACCATCACGATGCAACCCAGTTTGCCCAGTTGATCCGGGAAAGCCAGGGGGAATACAATTATTATGTTGTAATGCCTCATTTCTACGAACAGGCTGCTCCAACATCCACCCAGACAGCCAATGTACAGACGTTACTGGCAGAGATTCCATCCGATAAGCTGGTGTTATTAGACAAGGATTTGCCCGATCTGAAAGGCAATCATATCGCGGTCTTTCAACAGTTTGACCGGGATTTATACCAAGCGCTGGAATCGGGTGCCGACCTTCTTGAAAAATACCAGAAGCTCTTATTGATTTTCCCAAAAGATGTGCGCTACCCACCCGAGATTGTCCGGGGGTTCAGAAATTATGCCGTACATCATCGTAAGGATTTTACGATTCTAGACACTACGGTCAATCACATCATTGAGCCTGAAACTGCGTATATCGTACTGGAAGACAGCGACCTTGCTGAGCTAGTCCGGCAGGCAAAACGACAGAATCTCCTGCTTGGCCGCGATGTTGGCATTCTGTCATTTAACGAAACGCCCCTCAAAGAAGTCCTGGCCGATGGTATTACTGTCGTCTCAACTGATCACGAGCAGATGGGCCGTACTGCCGCCCAACTTATGCTCGAACATCGTCCAGAAAAGGTGAAAAATCCCTTTAAACTTATTCGTAGAGGCTCACTTTAACGATAATCTACGGCAGGCTGGCACGGTCTATGTATCCGTCGCCAACCCACTATAGTGATCATTTCTTATAATTAAACTTCAGGATATAACCTTTCTTGCCGTCGCCCTCACTGGCAATAAACAGATCGCCGTTGGGCGCGAAGCAGATACCTTCGGGCTGTCGGAACTGCTTAGGATCAAGGGGTTCGGAGTAAATAATTTTAGCCTGCCGATTGGTAATGATCAGGCGTTTACCCGCCGATGTCAGAATGTACCATTCACCCGTAATCGGATGTACGGCTATTCCTGAAGGCTTGTAGGTTTTTGGGTCAATTCCGGCTCCATTGAGTTGATCATCATTCAGGCTCATGTCTTTAAAAACGGCCTTATTTAGCAAATCGAACGAATAAACGGTTTTATCGCTCGAAGGGCCACCATTTTTAACCGCAATCAGCAACCGCTTTGTTTTCGGATCATACCCCAGCCCTTCAACTTCCGTCTTTTTAGGTAAATCGGTTTTAGTACGACCAATCTGGGTTGATTCGGGTTTGAACCGAAATAGATTCCCGTTGCTTTCCAGGACGTAGATCTCTCCATTTACGTATTCAATGCCTTCAAAATCACCATAGCCGCCAAAGCCAAAATCCTTGACAACATCCTTCTTTTTGGTATCATAGACGTATACAACCGCTTCTTCGTCCTGTACACAGAGCAACTGGTCGTCCTTATAATAGGTTAGGCCCGATATTTCTTCCAGTTTTTTTGGCATTGTAAAGTTCTCATCGGGAGCTGTCAGTTGGTAAGGCAGTTTGAAGGTTGGGTCGAGTCTGCCAGCTTCGGTTGTTTCATTTTTTTTCGATGATGGACCGCAGCCTATCAGCAACAGCATTACTCCCAGAAGTAGACGGTTCATGAACAAAGGTGTTTTGCGGTAAAAGTAAGTGTTTGAGCTGGAAGAGTCACATAGCTCTTTGGATTTTTCAGCCATCACTAATAATTAATAATCTTCCAATAATAATCAGTTTCTAAAGACCTCACCCCAGACGGCATTCAGAGTATTGAAAACCAGACTCGTACAGAAAATACTGGCACTCCGATAGGTTTAGTTTCAGCAAAAAGCTGGGTTTTACACCTTTGCATTGTTCAAACGAAACAGCAAAAAAATGAAAAATGTATTCATCCTGATACTAGGTCTCCTGGCTGGAACTGTATCATTCGCCCAGACACAACCTGGCATTGCCCCCGAAACAAGCGTGAGCATTACGACTGATCAAAAGCTTAAACTTATTGTCGGTCGCGACGAGACAACAGCAACAATTACCATGCGTGACGAAAATGGGCATGTTATCTACACCGATAAGGTTGGGCTCCAGAATGGACTCTATCAGAAATTCGACATTGCTCAACTCAATGAAGGCACGTATGAACTGGCAATTGCTATTGGTAGGGAAACGGTCGTCAAATCATTCGTCATTGAATCTCAGCCTGCCCATAAATTAGTTGCCTTGCGCTCATAAACTGAATGGCGTCATTCAGATTCCTGAAACTGGCATTCCGCCGGTTTCTTTTTTGTCAGGGAATACCTATCATTAGCTTTGTATAATGACTGAATCCACCATGACCTACCGTCTGACGAATCGACAAAAATGGCAACTCGCAATTAGCGTATTTGTTATTTATTGGCCTATTCGACTGTATATCAATGTATCAACGTTTAGCTGGGCTCTCATTCTGCGTAATATTCCATTCTGGATATTGGAAACCATAATGAGCGTTCTATTCTTCTATGCGTGGATCAACGTAACGGAGTGGCTGCAAAAATGGCTTTTTAATCGTTTCGGAGAAGGTTTTCTGATTGAATTCAGAATACCGACTCAATTGGCAACACTGGCCATTGCCAGTGCACTGGCGGTTGTTTTTAACTTTGGTTTTTATATGCTCTGGCATAGTGTAGACGATACGTTACAGCGTGGCTTTGGGATCATTCGCGAACAGGAAGCTCGCCCTCAGCGCACTCAACCTACCCAGGCCGTTTCCGAAGAACGTCGGAAACGAAGCGATCAACGCCGGCGCGTCAACAACGGCATGACCGTAATGGCCATGTTATCAGCATTTTACCTGGCGGCAAACCGTAGGGCCTATAGTCGGCTGGAGGATGTGCAGGTCCGGGCCGAACGGCTGGAAAAAGAGAATATTCAGGCACAGTTCGCGGCACTTAAAAGTCAGGTCAACCCGCACTTTCTGTTCAATAGCCTAAGTATTTTATCGTCTTTGGTTCACGCCGATGCCGACTTGTCTGAAAAATTCATTGATCAATTGTCAAGAGCATATCGCTATATTCTGGAGCAAAAAGATAACGAACGAGTGCTTCTCAAAACCGAACTGGAGTTCATTCAGGCTTATCGATTTTTACTGAATATTCGCTTTGAAAACAAATTCGACGTTGTTATTAACGTTCCCGAATCCGATCAGACCCGTTATAGCATTGCACCATTGACCCTACAATTGCTGGTTGAAAATGCGGTGAAGCACAACCGTATGTCCTCCAGAGAGCCGCTACACGTGCATATTCAGCTTGAGGGCGATTGTCTGCTTATTCAAAATAACCTTCAACCCCGCCCACAGTCTGAAACCTCAACTGGTGTAGGTTTGCAGAATATCATTACCCGGTATGCGCTACTCACCGAGCAGCCTGTTTGGGTTGGCGAAAATGAAGGTACTTTCATTGTGAAGATTCCACTTTTAACCTAGCGATTAGTGAATTAGAAAGTCAGCCAATACGATTTTTGGCTGGCTATTTATTCACTACGTTGCTTATTACTTATTCATCAAGAAATGAACGTTGTTATCATTGAAGACGAAAACCTAACGGCTAAACGGCTGGAGAGTCTTCTTCACAAATACGATCCGACGATCAATGTATTGACCCGACTACCATCGGTGGCCGAAACTGTAGTATGGCTGGAGCAAACTGACCGACCCGCCATTGACCTGGTGTTTATGGACATTCACCTGGAAGATGATCTTGGTTTTCGGATTTTTGAGCAGGCGGATCTGACGACACCCGTCATTTTCACGACCGCCTACGACGAATACATGATTCAGGCTTTTAAGGTAAATAGTATCGATTATCTGCTTAAGCCAATAAATTACGACGAATTGGTAGCCGCTATCGAGAAATTCAAGGCGCTGAAAAAACAGTTTGGTCAGGCCAGCCCCCCCGCTCCGGACATGGATACGCTGCTCAATCTAATTGGAAAATCGAAGCATACCGATTATAAGGATCGGTTTATGATTACGGTTGGGAATAAAATCCGGAGTATCAGCACATCCGACATTGCTTATTTCTATCTCGAAGAAAAAATCGTCTTTCTGGTCACCAAAGACGGCCTGAACCTTCCAGTTGATTATAGCCTGGACAAGCTCACCCAGGTGCTCAATCCGCGCCAGTTTTTCCGCATCAGCCGACAGTTTCTGGTATCACTGCCTGCAATTCAAACGATTCATACATTTTCGGCTGGCAAACTAAAGCTTGACCTTACTCCGAAATCAAAACACGAAGTATTTGTCAGTGGTGATCGAATGACGGAATTTAAAGAGTGGCTGGGGAAGTAGTTCTAAGCCAACGAAGTATGGTCCTCGAAGCCAACCTGTTTCATTAACTTGTTCCATAAGCATATCAGCCCGACGCCAATTGCGTTTCGGGTACACTTACTATGGCCCTTTTTTAGATGAAGTGGTCAACATCAGTACTTCTTATTTTACTTTACTAATTTTTCAAATCGTTCAAACCCCATTCCTGCATCACGTAAATAACAGGCATCAGCGACTGGCCGTATTCGGTGATCTTATATTCTACCCGTGGTGGGATTTCCGCATAAATAATTCGCTCAAGAATTTTATCCTCTTCCAGCTCTCTTAGTTGATTGACCAGCATTTGCTTGCTAATGTCAGGCATGGCTCGCTGTAGCATACTAAAGCGGTTGCATTTTTTACTGATCGCATAGATTATCAAAATCTTCCACTTGCCGCCAATTCTATTTAAGCAGTGTGTAACCGGGCAATTATTGGGATTAAAATCCTTGTTTTTTCGCGTATTTGCCATTAGTCTAAAATAATGTACTATGATGTCTAAAATTGACTACTGGTACTTAATAGACAAAGGTAACAACTTTGTATTCTCTCAAAAAGGCATCTAAGTTCGTAACTCTACCACCTTATTGCTGGCCTTGGGAAGAACGGTGAGTGTTTCGGCAACAGCAAAAATGTAAAACAATAACAGTAGAACAGATTAAAGAATCGATTGTGGGCAATTGGGTAAGCATTGCTTCCGAGTTGCGCCCAAGCATTAGCAAAAATACTGATGGAAGTATGAAACCATTCTACCTGACACGGGCCTTTACGTACGCGGCAGGCGACAAATTTGCGCTGGACGTGATTAATTCAGCCGACCCTTTTGGCAAGGTGCCGCTGGTAAAAATTGTCATAAAAGGCCATATTGTCTGGCAAGGGGAGCATCCGATTGTCGCAGGTGCCCAAAAAGTAGACTTCATCGCCGACGAGGGCTACGAAGTTACGCCCTTGCATCAAGGGTTTGCTGATGCTATGAACCAGGTTGCCAGCCAGGGTTTCAACAAATGGGAAGTCAACAGTATGCAGAGCGTTATGGGAAAAGCATTTGCTCCTTTTGGCCTTGTGGAGGGACAAACCTACGCCGAATACGACTTGATTTTCGTATTGAATGGCATGATGTTTTGGGGAGCCAAACACGTAGATGGCCGTGGCTTCGACAAACTTGAGAACAGGCCAGACAATTTGCAGATTCCCTTGATTAGACGTCAGTAAAGATATTGTATAGCACTCCTTCTCCCTGTGTTGTCGTTGTATCGGTTAATTAGTTATTGCAGCTAGTGTGAGTGTATGATCTGTAGGCCCCCATTGGATTGAATCACCTATCATCGGAGTGAAAATCGAACGGTAACTGCTAACAGTTGAAGAGTATATACTACTGCAACGGAGCCGACTTCGGAGAAAATATACCTTCAGTCGGCTCCGTTGCAGTAGTAACACGCCACCCAATTTAAAGTAAAAAATGAGGATAATTGAGAAGTTGCTCGCCAAAGGAAAATGGAAATTTCTAGCCGTTTCAACGTTTATGCGCTGATCTGTCGCTGACTGTAT comes from Spirosoma aureum and encodes:
- a CDS encoding GntR family transcriptional regulator, encoding MQLTINERSSIPKYRQIVDAVLQGIETGALHRDEQLPSINELSEEFYLARDTVEKAYKFLKKEGVIQAVRGKGYFIRREGPDQLRVLLIMNKLSAYKKIIYYALLDELGAGAVVDLRLHHHDATQFAQLIRESQGEYNYYVVMPHFYEQAAPTSTQTANVQTLLAEIPSDKLVLLDKDLPDLKGNHIAVFQQFDRDLYQALESGADLLEKYQKLLLIFPKDVRYPPEIVRGFRNYAVHHRKDFTILDTTVNHIIEPETAYIVLEDSDLAELVRQAKRQNLLLGRDVGILSFNETPLKEVLADGITVVSTDHEQMGRTAAQLMLEHRPEKVKNPFKLIRRGSL
- a CDS encoding S66 peptidase family protein, whose protein sequence is MPTRRSLLKTAVIAPFLSVTDGQPTTIKPARIKAGDTVGLICPASPAYSRETVQITIESLQALGLQTKVSSHFYDRYGYLAGRDADRAADLNAMFADPSVKMIMAMHGGWGCARLLPLIDYELIRQNPKILVGYSDITALLLAIYTKTGLITMHGPVGAVTWNAFTVDWLRQVLMDGQVVTFQNPSKKDDNLTQIKDRIMTLRPGIAQGQLVGGNLTVLSHLLGSAYIPDWKGKILFVEDTHEDIYSVDRMLTHLKLAGVLSQLTGFVFGKCSSCEPGSGGYGSLTFEDVLTDHIIPLNIPAFSGSMIGHITDKFTVPLGINAEIDAAKGTIRLLEHAVI
- a CDS encoding AI-2E family transporter — translated: MGSDLSRPHYHQFSHSLLSLAILTAGIYLGQDILVPLAMAGLLAVLLRPVEDRLIRLGMHKVIAISLALLLAIIVMSGVTVVLSMQIADFTDDIPKFRQNINDVYHDVQRWIRREYNVSYRQQNNYMQKAQAQTLNSLQSPDALGVIAGPLGTLTLVPIYVFLLLYYRTMLLHFVVVLFPEKHTLRVREVLGEIKGVIQSYMVGLLIETVVVAVLNSVGLLLLGVQYAVLLGIMAAILNLVPYIGGLVATALTVLITFSNQPELTILLGVVGVFLFVQFIDNNVLVPLIVASKVRVNALVSIVGVLIGGAVAGVSGMFLSIPAIAIMKVIFDRVESLRPWGVLLGDQTPEESGSNLFRLPKRRRKVAIDQTSS
- a CDS encoding SdiA-regulated domain-containing protein, with product MNRLLLGVMLLLIGCGPSSKKNETTEAGRLDPTFKLPYQLTAPDENFTMPKKLEEISGLTYYKDDQLLCVQDEEAVVYVYDTKKKDVVKDFGFGGYGDFEGIEYVNGEIYVLESNGNLFRFKPESTQIGRTKTDLPKKTEVEGLGYDPKTKRLLIAVKNGGPSSDKTVYSFDLLNKAVFKDMSLNDDQLNGAGIDPKTYKPSGIAVHPITGEWYILTSAGKRLIITNRQAKIIYSEPLDPKQFRQPEGICFAPNGDLFIASEGDGKKGYILKFNYKK
- the bshB1 gene encoding bacillithiol biosynthesis deacetylase BshB1, which codes for MKVDVLAIAAHPDDIEMTCGGTILSLVAQGKTVAGVDLTRGELGTRGTPEIRLKESEEGARIMNLVARENMGFRDAFFRNDEEHQMALIPVIRHYQPDIILTNTIDDRHPDHGRAAQLVVDACFYAGLRQIKTVGKDGQPQQAHRPSFIYHFIQDRSLKPDFVVDVSPYWEGKLAAIRAYKSQFFDPTSSEPQSYISGEAFMKFLEARTREHGHMIGVEFGEGFISKRMLGVNDLFQLI
- a CDS encoding nitrilase-related carbon-nitrogen hydrolase, whose protein sequence is MSYKALALQLTCQSINAYQTRDEAEAVMLQTIERLEKQLAASINFIGRDTLLVVVPEYFLTGFPITETTHQWREKAALEIDGRIYEAISAMVQRQQIYFSGNAYEQDPFFPELYFQTSFIIGPNGDVLLRYRRLNSMLSPTPHDVWELYLDAYGYDSLFPVVKTNIGNLACLASEDILYPEVARCLAIRGAEVLLHSTSEIGSPLLTQRKVAKMARAIENMAYVVSANSAGIADSPLPMGTTDAGSKIVDPKGIVLAEAGYGESMVANADIDLAALREFRQRPAAGNLLARQRFELFAESYAKYNIYPPDTLLSQPAERQHFIRTQQEVIKKLYS
- a CDS encoding sensor histidine kinase, giving the protein MVLILIFSTLPIYLLSAQPKLTDSLKHELVLANQDTSRVLVLSELCLQYRLSKPDSAFWYGQKALHLARQINYIKGEANALGSIGFVMREVGNLPNALRVEFKAIQIAEGSNDAYEIARSMNIVGNIYLDLKDFPNALRYYHLARQKHTAIHHEPGLAITQSNIGSTYEQMNKLDSAWYYERLAYQKMLRLNLVNNMPYALRILGNIQAKRGNPSLAMHYYRQSLAIAQKEYNLRNIAFANTAIARLYQKINQPDSCVYYAKKSLLESEKGSFVRGVLMASSILAEIYETRNTTEALRYYKLAAITRDKLYGAEKLQSLQSITFDEQERQRDLEAAQLAYQQQVRQYILLISLIILLLIALILWRINLQKQKANALLFQQKLKIGQQSDQLTLMMQELHHRVKNNFAIVTSLLKLQSVRLEDEKAIQAMLAGQQRVEAMSLIHQRLYQSNQVTTVNMDEYMTDLAKGLMGAYGYNLSNFDLYLNIEYKTLDVDIAMPLGLIANELLTNAFKHAYSNNQEPMLRISLFNGNGLTLEVQDNGPGLDMTTWKKRSNKSSFGKQLIVSLCDQLEAHLEVIQHNGTLFRINIPKLYMSSMRTVLSQQALPS